The nucleotide window AGCAGTGGCTGGTCCAGCGGCGGCAGTGGCGGTGGATGGAAGCTCGGAGGCGGTGGCGGCAGCAGCGGTTGGtctagcggcggcggcggcggtggctgGAAGCTcggaggcggcggcggcggcggtggctgGTCCAGCGGCGGCGGTGGTGGCGGCTGGAAATCTGGCGGCGGCAGCAGTGGCTGGTCCAGCGGAGGTAGCGGTGGTGGCTGGAAGTCTGGCGGCGGCAGCAGCGGCTGGTcaagcggcggcggcggcggtggctgGTGGTAATTGCCGAACCGACCTCCAAAAATAGTACAAATTTCGATAATACAGTGATACCTCCTACTTTCTTTGTTTCATTGCCAATAGTATATAGTCCTTGTAACGTCTCTTGGGAGATTTCCCAACTATGCAGTTAGTTTTCGTGcatctaaaataaatacttcGTGTTAAGATCTACctacaatataatattcaataagtaggtactacttGTCAGAAATTTAAATTAGACACTATAATCACAGCTAAGTCAAATCAGAAGTGGTATATTAATAGAGACCTAACACTCACCACTAACTTTGATTTAGCTTCTACGATAGGGGGGTACCGggtagaaataataaaaatgttttaaaaaattataagaataatttatttaatcaacatGTTGGAATTCATTCACTGCACCTAAATACACTTAATACTAAAAGCTACGttctaatttattaaactaataccgtcttattaataaacgtgGCGCAACCTAGGATCTGCCTCTTTTCTTCTTAGGAAGTTTCAAACTTGACCAAGAATCACAAAATAGACCAACTAGCTAGATTCTCTACcgctattgactatcgacaaccggctagctaccaaaaaatattgtatgaatatatgatcagcgcctctagcgggctgtgtagcaactattttggcagtacattttaaatgtcaaattctcgatactcgacagtaccgactgtagagaattgcgctactggtcAGAGCTTACGCCACATTCAAATAATACAGTTAGAGAGCAGAAACCGCCTATACTTAACACTGGCTTGATTAGGAggtagtatttattaaaatgtttgttcttTGGATAATTAAGTCactatttattatagttattgtactcaattaaatatttattgtcgtTTAGTGATTTTTCTACTGTCTTTAATccttcaaatattattatataatataaataaatgtcatttcTACTCTAGAAACTTAGGTAGGTAGTTACATAGCTATAGTACaagataattttaacaaatcatTACAGTGTTTCATTTATACAAAGACCCGTAAATATCGTAggttttcttacaaaaatatttttatttgagtcgATTTTTCCATCGTCACGTTGACAATAATTACAGATGTATAACAATTTATGAATCTATCAGAATAGCACATTAATGGCGGGTTTTACTACTTCTGAATATTTAGAGTTAGCAGATCAAGTACTTAGaatattacctttttttttttgttaatcagTGATGTGTTAAAGTTCAAACTGCCCTAAAGACCTAATGCTAAGGCTCAACGACAGATATCTTTATAGTctacaaccgggaccgactttttacgtgccctccgaagcacgcaGACGTTCGGGTCTAATACCACTAAACATCCATCTATATAATGAACGCGTAAaggcttaatccacagatcgtttaccgactggtgagcggcACTTATAATGAGCACCTTAAACCGACAGAATACTTCATGCAGTTGTCACCACTTTATTTATACGAAAGGTTATCTGGCACTGTTTCATAACCTGTATGACTGACCAATAACTATTTGTGTTATAAAGTCATTTGACAATGGAAAAATCGAGCCTTTAACgctaaaaactaaatataattgtgCTCAGCACATAGGCCTATTTACTTTTTTGTggattttttcttttcagttttaCGCTTTTTTATTCTGTTTGGATGATAATTCTCTTTATCTGATGAATCAGTACTGGTTGGTGTATGTCCTCTTGGTCCATGCCGCGGTCTATTCTCATGATCATTCATATTTAATACCTCAGTAAGGATCCCATAATCTCTGGAATTATTACAGccattttatgtattattctaTCAATAGCATGCAACTGTGACAATGATGGAGAGAAATGgatttatcaaaacttttaaaataaaatattttttatctttatttgtatCTTTTATTAGGCACCATGCAATAATTATTGTAGTCAGcaacaaaaatcataaaatagctttttttaagactattatttttaaaggtaaacTTACTTCTCTTCGCATGATCTGTGGACATCAGCTTTGACTGACATTGGGCCACTATCATCCAAATGTGTATCACTATCTGACTCCTCAATAACTAAACATTTTACTTCTGTTTTTTGATACTCATCtccaaatatttttctatcatcTGCAAAGAGGTCTTCACTAAAAGTGTCACTAGCATCCACCGATTTCTCCAATGAAACATGTCTTGGCAtgcttttatttaatacattacaattattttcatttaacttaataagGCCATCATCTTTTGCATATAGTGGAGTTGGACTTGTGCAAGTATCAGTTTGAATTGCAACACAACTCTTTGTATTTACATTACTCTGAACATTTTTTACAACAGTAATAGTAGTTAGAAAGCTTTCACTGTCAATAGTAATTTTCACTGGTGATGACTTATCTGTAACTGACTCTGCTGATGAAtagttttcattcatttcatctttacaatatttacaagtttCTAATATGGCACTTTTTTTGAAGAATGGAACTTTTGTGTTATGATTGTCCTTAATATTTAATGCATTGGAGCTGATCAACTGTTTGTTGATATCATCAGCAGTGTTAACTTGACTAGTGCTAACTATAGAGGTAGATTCAAATCTTTCATTTTTACAAGCCTCAAGGACAGCAAGCCATGCTTGTTTATCTTTGTCAATGAATGTTTCCTGTGAGTCATCAATCACTATAGGATCATTGTCCATAAATATACCACTCTCATCATTCTCCAACTTGTTTTGTAAACCACTGGTAATCTCTTTTGAAGATGCACTAGATTTCTTTTTTACTCTCTTGGGAGTAGGAACTAACTTCTTATCCTCATCTAGCTGCGGTAAGTCTTTAcatgtagttttaaaatgagTACGCTTTCTGTTTAAACCCAAAGAATcagatttatttttcacatttttctgAGGAGTTTGTCTCTGTCTAGGACTTTT belongs to Anticarsia gemmatalis isolate Benzon Research Colony breed Stoneville strain chromosome 9, ilAntGemm2 primary, whole genome shotgun sequence and includes:
- the LOC142975656 gene encoding uncharacterized protein LOC142975656; amino-acid sequence: MNNLNVDEAIGYVQNIIDDVRCPTCDKLEGARLRYSCGHTVCEDCVTYTVGCQICTSPSLQSDHQPKHDYPQTQVVKKATKLLEACRNLFDPNAFQRKRISEQLRIEKELFPKCIQAPAKYENKRKSVTVKDTTYTSFLPGEAISQGKENKMENTVNYVQQWLSQNKDNLARKPFADLNVNSQYVKSPRQRQTPQKNVKNKSDSLGLNRKRTHFKTTCKDLPQLDEDKKLVPTPKRVKKKSSASSKEITSGLQNKLENDESGIFMDNDPIVIDDSQETFIDKDKQAWLAVLEACKNERFESTSIVSTSQVNTADDINKQLISSNALNIKDNHNTKVPFFKKSAILETCKYCKDEMNENYSSAESVTDKSSPVKITIDSESFLTTITVVKNVQSNVNTKSCVAIQTDTCTSPTPLYAKDDGLIKLNENNCNVLNKSMPRHVSLEKSVDASDTFSEDLFADDRKIFGDEYQKTEVKCLVIEESDSDTHLDDSGPMSVKADVHRSCEEKDYGILTEVLNMNDHENRPRHGPRGHTPTSTDSSDKENYHPNRIKKRKTEKKKSTKK